In Syngnathoides biaculeatus isolate LvHL_M chromosome 8, ASM1980259v1, whole genome shotgun sequence, the genomic stretch AacatctcctcctcttcctctcttaGCTCAGCCAGACAGAGACGGATCCTCTTTTCCTTCTCCTTTTGTAAgcgctcttcctcctcctccctcttgaTCTCCTTCAAGAGAAGAgtcattcttttttctttttcctttttcaactgttctgcttctttttcttcctctttcttgAGATCCTCTTGGTGTGAAATcattcttttctccttttccCTTTTCAGCCTTtctgcctcttcctcttcctctttgctcAGCTCCTCCTGGCAAAGACGCGTTCTCTTTTCCTTTTCCCTCTTCAactgctcttcctcttcctctctaatcaGCTCCATCTGACGGAGACGTGCTCTCTTTTCCTTCTCTCGGGTCAAcctctcctcttcttcctcgaTCCACAGCTTCTCCTGCAGAAGACgagttctcttcttcttttcccacTTCAAGCGTGccacctcttcttcctcctctctctTCAGTTTCTCCTGGCGGATGCgtgttcttctttctttttcctgttttaaaAGTTGTGTTTTCTCTTCTTCCTCAACTCTTAGCTCCTCCTGACGGAGAAGAATTCTTCTATCTTTTTCCCTCTTCAACATCTGTACCTCCTCATTTTCCTGTCTCCTTAGCTCCTCTTGGCGGCACTGCAGTCTTTGCTCTTTTTCCTTCTTGAGTCGTTCTATCTCATCCTGTTCTTCTTGCGTCAGCTCATCCTGGCGAAGACATGTTCTCttatctgtctctctctcaaATTTTTCAGTGTCATCCTCTATGCTGACTTTGTCCTGATTGAGATGCAATGGCCTTTTCCCTTCTCTTTTCAAATACTGTGAGACCTTTTCATCTCTCAGCTCCTCTTGTTGTACATATGTTCTCTTCATGTCCAGCGTTTCCCCCTCGCTCTTTGGAATCAGTTTCTCCTGACGGAGACATGTTCTCTTGTCAGTCCTCAACACTTCCTCCACATGCCACAGTTTCTCTTGGAGAAgacattttgttccattttcacTTTCAAGCAGTTCCATATCATCCTCCCTTTGTGGATTCTGTTTCTCGTTCTTTAACTGCTCCGTACCATCTTCCTGTTGCTCTACCCTCAGCTCTTCACAAAAATGCATTAGCTTTTCCCTCCTGAGTAGTTCGGCCTCTTCATTTAGCTGATTCTCCTTTTCTCTGGCTAGCaactcttcatcctcctcttggATAACTTCCTCCTGGCACATGATTCTCTTGTCTTTCTCGCTTTCCAGGCAGAGATGCAATCTTgcttcattttcattctttagccactccacattttcttctctctctctcctcattTTCTCCTGCCGAGCACACATCTTCTTCAAATTATCCTTCTTTAACcggtcctcttcctcttcctctctcttgaGCTCATTCTTTTGTTGACAGATTCTTGCCTCCTTTGCTCTCTTCAAAAGGTGTgtctcctcctcttcgtccttCCTGATTTCCTCTTGATAGAGAAGTATTCTACTTTCTTTTTCCCTCTTCATACGTcccatctcctcctcctcttctcttttCAGTTTCTCCCGGTAAATACTGATTGAAAtcaccttctttttcttcaaattttctgcaacctcttcttcttctcttctcagCGTCTCCTGGAAAAGGCACATTCTTTTCTCCATCTCCATCTTTAATCGCATCTCCTTCTCCTGATTAAACTGCTGTACTTCCTCTGCTTCTTTTCTTCTAAGCTCTTGCAGACGGTGCTGCATTGTGCTCTCCTTTTCATTCTCCAGACGCTCTActgcctcttcttcctctcttcTCAACTCTTCCTGATGGAAGCACAGTcgcctctctttctctctcttcaaACACTCAAACTCCTCATTTGCCTCCTTGCTTAGTTCTTCCAGGAAGAGTTTCACTCTTGCCTCCTTCACTGTCTTCAAATGCTCcatctcctcttcttcctctcgcATCAGCTCCTGCTGGTGAAGATGCATTCTCCTCTCAACGTCCCTTTTTATACGCTCTGCCTCCTCTCCTTCCTCTCTCCTTAGCTCGTCCAAGCACAGGCTTATTCTGGCCTCTTTTGCGTTTTTCAAACGCTCcacctcctcatcttcctctcgcCGAAGCTCCTGCTGGCAAAGACACAATCTTATctccagatcttttttttttttcctctcctcctccttcaacTTCTCCACTTCATTCTCTTCTCTTCTTAGCTCCTCCCTGCAGAGATGCATTCTCATCTCTTTATCTTGTTTGAAGCACTCCATCTCTTCCTCTTCCGCTCGTCTCAGCTCCTCCCAGTTGAGATgcattttaatttccttttctgCCTTCAACTGCTTCAcagcctcctcttcctctctcttcaGCTCCTCCCTGCAGAGACGTGTTCTCGTATCCCTCGCtgtcttcatttgtttcatCTCCACCATTTCCTCTCTTCTCAACTTTTCCTGGCGAAGGCGCATTCTTATCTCTTTCTGTGTCTTCAACCCTTTCACCTCatcctcttcttttttcctgAGATCTTCCTTGCAGAGGAGCATCCTCATCTCCATCtcagatttcaaatttgtcTCCTTCCTTTTCAATTCTTCCACCTCATTTTTTTCCGCTTTTGTCAACTCTTCACAATAGAGACGCATTCTAGCCTCCTTCTCTGCCTTCAACTGTTctgcttcctcctcttcatccctTCTAAGGTTCACCTGGAGTAGTTCCATTTTGACTTTCTTTTCAGTATTCAAATGTTCAACCTCTTCCCCTTCCTCTCTTCGCAGCCTATCGCGGTGGTCACACATTCTTGCCTGCATCTCCTGCTTCAATTGGTctacctcctcttcctcttctctccTTAGTTTCTCCCGGCAGAGTTTAATtctcatttcaatttcattctTCAACCGCttcacctcctcctcttcctctcttttCAGCTCCTCTTGGGTTAAGCACATTCTCATTTCCATCTCTCTTCTTAATTGCGCTGCCTTCTCGCCTTGTTCTCTCATTAACTTCTCTTTGCAGAGGCCCATCTCAATCCTTATTTGTGCCTCCTTCCTTTTCAACTCCTCAATCtctgcctcttcctctctcaTCAGTTCCTCCTGGCGACGCTGCATTCTTTCCTCCTTCTCAATCTTCAACCGCTTCAGAGCCTCTTTTTCCTCTAGAATTAACTCTTCGTGCTTGAGATGAATTCTAGACTCCTTCTCCTGCATCAACCGTTGAATCTCCTCAACTTCCTCCTGACTCAGCTCCTCTGACAAAAGAGCCATTCTTTTCTCCTTGTCCATCATCAGCTGCTGTGCCTTGACTTCTTCCTCTCCCTTTAGCTCCTCCTGTGagagtagcatttttttttcaacttttttttcaatttctgctttttttctcGTTTCCTCCTTAATGATCTCCTCTTCCTTTGCCTCTCTCCTTTGCTGTTCCCAGACCTGAAACATTCTTCCCTTTTTCTCTGCCTTCAATTGGTCCAACTCTTCTGCTTCCTCTCTCTTCAGCTCTTCCTGGCAAAGATATATttgcatcttttcttttttcaaccgctgagtctcctcctcttcctcttgtaTCATCTTTTTCTGAAAAAGATACACTCTGGTCTCTTTGTCCTGTTTGAACTTatctgcctcctcctcctctttcttcctTTCCTGCAGGTGGAGAATTGTTCTCAtctcttttgcttttttgaACCCTTCCATCTCCATATCATCCTCTCTTTTCAGGAGacacattcttttttctttttccttcttcaaCTGTTCAACTTcttgctcttcctctttcctcAGTTCCTCTAGGTAAATCTGTCTTCTCAGCTCTTTGTCCTTCTTCAACAGCTCTActtccttttcctcctccccctcttctTTCCTGAGCTCCTCCTGCAAGATATGCCTTCTGTTCTCCCTTTCCTTTTTATATTGTTGCACCTCTTTCTCTTCTTCCCTACTCAGTTGCTTCTTATAGAGACATGTTCTATCTTCCATTTCCCTCTTTAAGCGCTCCACTTCCTTTTCTTCCTCCCTTTTCAGCTCCATCTGGTAGTGTTCTATTCTTATTTCCTTTTCCCTCATTAAGCGCTCTGCCTCTGCCTGTTCTTCTCTCCTTTGTTCTTCATAGTAGAGTAGTCTCGTCTCCTTTTCAAGTCTCAATCTCTCCATctcatcctcttcctctctcttcaGCTGCTCCTGGTAGCGGCATATTCTCAACACCCTCTCCTTATTTAACATCttcacctcctcctcttctgcaCCCAGTTGGTCCTCATGGAGTCGTCGTTCTGTTTCTTTCTCCCCAGTCAAACACTTGAGTACTTCTATCCCGAGGTCTTTCTGGGGCGGAATCATTCTCATCTCCATCTCACAATTAAACTGACACAGTTCCCCCGCTTCCTCTCGTTTCATCTTTTGGAGAGAATGCATTTTTGTCTCCCTCTCCCTAATTAAATGCTCTCTGTCATTCCCCCCCATATCAACTTCCTTGttgttctctctctctacaTTTCTCTGTTTCAGATCACCCTGCTCCTTTTCAGTCCTGTACGGCTCCTCCTTCTCACCCATATTATTTTCTGCTAGAATTTGAGTGTTTTTCAATGTGCTCTCAACATCTGAGGCATTAGATAATTGAGTATCAAATTTGTCAGCTTTTAGAGGAGGTGGTTTATCCGAAAGTTCATTATgcctaaagaaaaagaagccGGTGTTAAGGTATTTAGaatgtaaatgtattaaaatgagACACATATGCAGAGTagcaaacagaaaaatattgtgtACATGAATTAACAAGAAAATTAACACAGCCACACCTTTCTATAAACAGACCTCAAAGGAATCCCAGCCTTATGACATTCTTCATCTTCCTTCTTGGCTTTTTCCATATCTGTTGCCAAATTATGAGAATCCAGCAGCTCTACGAACATCTTTgagataaaacaaaataaccTGTTTCTATCTTACATTCATTCAACTccagagaaaaaaattccattaatATGGAACTCAAGTGCAGGTACCTGCTGTTGTGGTGATTTACTCATGGTCTTTGTAATCTCTTCTGCTAAATCCGTACGGTTACGACAAGAATTCTTCCTCTAGATTCACAAACAAAGAGTGAGCTCAACAGTCATAAAGGATACTGTGTCAGATCAAACCACACAGAATAAGAttcccctttgtttttttttctagcatcTATATCAaatgcctcagccacctcatctggttcctctcaatgcggagtgGATCAGTGGCTCTGACATCCTgctggatgactgagcttctcaccctatctctaaggaaggAACTCATTTCacccgcttgtatctgggatcttgttttttcacaGTCATGACCTGCAGCTCCAGatcacaggtgagggtaggtaCACAGATCAATGAGagctttccctttcggcttAGCTTCTTTCCACAACgaaccaatacaaagtctgcatcattgcagatgctgcaccgatccacttGTCGATCTCTCgttctattcttccctcactcttgaACAAGAACCCAAGAAAGAGAGGGCATCCcatccttttccgactgaggaccatggtctcagatttggaggtgctgattcccagccacttcacactcggctccAGCCAGTGTTGGAGATCACAACTTGACATCCGCAAAAAAGACCccctctacacctcggctgtGCCAAAAAATTTTGTCCATAAACCTACCTACAGACCTACCTTCACTATAAACAAATCCATCTTACTATCGGCAATGCAGGCTACCAGGACAGCCAAGAACACCCAGAGCCTTTAGAAACTCTGAGTGAATCTTATCCACCTTGCCACtgaggaaagaggaggaggcaaataAGTTCAAACAGGACAAAGAGACAAGAGTGTatctttttcagaaaaaaagatgatacaagaggagctttttaaccacttcggtgccctcaaccccagagacagGAGGGCCTACAGTAGAGAATCCAGACTCTGcctcctcatgggaaggcatgtcggTGGAAATGAGGAGCTCTTTGAAGTATTCGCCACTGAAGACAATGTCCTGAGTGGAGTTCAACGGCGCTCCATTGCTACTATATACTATTCTGTTGATGGTCCACGGCTtctccctcctgagacgccggatggtgggaacagaatttccttgaagctatCTAGAGGTCTTTCTCCATGGTCTAACTTAACTCCTCCCATGAGTTTCTGCTTCaacaaccaccaaagctgcattctgcttgaccAGCTCCTATCCATCAGCTGCCTTAGTAGTCCCACAGACCAAAAGAGTCCGATAAGACTGGTTCTTcggcttgacagcatccctcacatTCTGTGCACCACTGGGTTCGTGGATTGCTGCCATAACAGgcccgaccaccttacggccacagctcatGTCAGACAGCTCAGCAATGGAGGACCGGAATATGGTTCACTCTGACACGATGTTCCCAACTTCCCCTGGAACATGGGTAAAGTTCTCTCGGGGATTCGACCAggcgttcccagcagaccctcacaatacatttgggcctgccagctCAGAGCGGGGTCTTCTCCCATCGGAGCCAActtaccaccaggtggtgattagCTGACAGCTCCTCCCCTCTCCTCCCCATTGTGTCCAATGACATGGCTACAAAGTCTGTTATCAAACCACCTCTTAGGGTGatctggtgccaagtgcacgtgtGGATACttttatgcttgaacatgttgtttgttatggacaatcggtgatgagcacagaagtccaataactaAACACTGCGCTTGTCCATTCCTcacaatcatgcccttccaggtctcactgttattgtccatgtgagcattgaatGTCCCCAGCTGAACGATGGAGTTCCTAGTGGGAGCTCTCTCTATCATCCCCACTAAGGACTCTAAAAAGGGTGGCTACTCTGAACTGCTggataggcacaaacaacagtcaggacctgtctcCCCACCTGAAGACGAAGGGAAGCCACCCTCTCGTCCACTGGGGTGAATTCCAACATAAAGGTGCCGAGCCGGGGTggaataagtatacccacacctgctcactACTTCttactgtgggcaactccagtgtGGAAGAGATTCCAGCCCCTCTCCAAAGAACCAGTACCAGAGCTAAAGGAGTGTGTGGTGGAAAGTCCCAACTATTTCTAGTATGAagttctcaacctcacacaccagctcgggctcttTTCCTCCCAGAGAGGTGACGATCCATGTCCCTAGTGAGAGCTGCTATAACTACAGAgcagattgccaaggtccctgaCTTCGGCCCCGCATTTGGGAAAGGAAAACCTTGATCCACTTATGTTTTTCATCATAAGAATCTTTCAGCCCTGCTTTGTCTAGTCcatcacctaggacctgtttgccacgGGTGACGCTatcaggggcatgaagcccctgAAGATTTAGCTCctgatcattgggacacacaaacccctctacCACGGTAAGTTGACTGCATCCTGGAGGGTTACATCATAGATTAAATAATTACAGCAATGCACAACCAATGTGTTCCATGaggatttcaattaaaaatgccactgaaaacttttaattcacatttttatttcaaagtgatcaatagctgtatttcatcttaacttttcaatgaaaaataaataaatgggaaaaaaaaaatcaacctttcaaaattgaaatgcaatattttcagtctcctgaaattcaactttcaaattcactgtctgaaattcaacatcTAAATTCAGTGTAAAACAGGCCGGGTTACGTCAGATTACAGACAGCAAAggatgtcagaacccaacacccagccaatccagttttGCTTTCTTAGTTACATTACAGCAATGCACAACCAATGTGTTCCATGaggatttcaattaaaaatgccactgaaaacttttaattcacatttttatttcaaagtgatcaatagctgtatttcatcttaacttttcaatgaaaaataaataaataaataaatggggggaaaaaaaaatcaacctttcaaaattgaaatgcaatattttcagtctcctgaaattcaactttcaaattcactgtctgaaattcaacatcTAAATTCAGCATAATACAGGCCGGGTTACGTCAGATTACAGACAGCAAAggatgtcagaacccaacacccagccaatccagttatgctttcttagtcacattaCGTCACATATTAAGAAAGAGCAACTGGATTGTTTCAATAGCTATtgcaaatgtgatcactttgaaataacaatgtggattttaaaatgtagtgaaaatatgtattcaaaaaatacaacaaaattttcagtggcatttttaattcaaatcctagtggcacATACATTGTTTACTTCCATAACCATGTGCATGTTTCACATACACTCTCCTCCACATGTGTTGGAATAGTTAAGGGCAATTGCGTACATTTCCCTGAAGAGCGATAATATTTAGATTTGACATTAACAGTTGAGTATGAGATATGCTCAATATTTCATCTTTCAACACCTTAGGTAATCATCCCAGGATCTAATACATAATTTTGATTAAAGCAGtgattttcaaactgggggcaCCCATATCCTCCCCCGGGGTGGGCACCCATGAACAATCATGAA encodes the following:
- the LOC133504872 gene encoding trichohyalin-like isoform X1; the encoded protein is MEGAEVLDGLLGDKFEFSEKEVKEYAQEIGIDPEKEPQLMWLAKKAMATQLPTGWQEREDESGKIYYYNCQLGTSIWDHPCKVHYCQLVVQERERVLHTPGDGTSAVKNKKKLKDKPEGRKRAKETLKTQGDSRDSDPGQAEDSINRTSCGDHGSDSPQPQLSGEFLCSDLPESALEEGEQSLVKNKKNEPVSSELACPEAINGLQILEEDPDEEMTFSEEDIKEIAQDLGIDPEKEPQLMWLAKEAISAVLPPDWVAYLDEHGDVFYCNCHSGASTWEHPRDVQYRKLVAQERERIQHDTALLTSEGKENMEKTSGFRGADGDSTEEKIKTDVIGKAQSENHCDGFFFKFRGADRDSTEEKIKTDVIGKAQSENHNSEIPQQKQQPQSGVSENLACNDNQPGTNAKHKRENEAGKSSHLVSAAGTCILQIHEDHKNEELSEEEIKQYARDIGIDPEREPELMWLAKKAMGEKLPPGWLEREDESGNIYFHNGQLDTCIWENPSKMHYSQLVVKERERIRCTAVEGTSAVKKSKKKTKEKQEERKRGKRKNSCRNRTDLAEEITKTMSKSPQQQMFVELLDSHNLATDMEKAKKEDEECHKAGIPLRHNELSDKPPPLKADKFDTQLSNASDVESTLKNTQILAENNMGEKEEPYRTEKEQGDLKQRNVERENNKEVDMGGNDREHLIRERETKMHSLQKMKREEAGELCQFNCEMEMRMIPPQKDLGIEVLKCLTGEKETERRLHEDQLGAEEEEVKMLNKERVLRICRYQEQLKREEEDEMERLRLEKETRLLYYEEQRREEQAEAERLMREKEIRIEHYQMELKREEEKEVERLKREMEDRTCLYKKQLSREEEKEVQQYKKERENRRHILQEELRKEEGEEEKEVELLKKDKELRRQIYLEELRKEEEQEVEQLKKEKEKRMCLLKREDDMEMEGFKKAKEMRTILHLQERKKEEEEADKFKQDKETRVYLFQKKMIQEEEEETQRLKKEKMQIYLCQEELKREEAEELDQLKAEKKGRMFQVWEQQRREAKEEEIIKEETRKKAEIEKKVEKKMLLSQEELKGEEEVKAQQLMMDKEKRMALLSEELSQEEVEEIQRLMQEKESRIHLKHEELILEEKEALKRLKIEKEERMQRRQEELMREEEAEIEELKRKEAQIRIEMGLCKEKLMREQGEKAAQLRREMEMRMCLTQEELKREEEEEVKRLKNEIEMRIKLCREKLRREEEEEVDQLKQEMQARMCDHRDRLRREEGEEVEHLNTEKKVKMELLQVNLRRDEEEEAEQLKAEKEARMRLYCEELTKAEKNEVEELKRKETNLKSEMEMRMLLCKEDLRKKEEDEVKGLKTQKEIRMRLRQEKLRREEMVEMKQMKTARDTRTRLCREELKREEEEAVKQLKAEKEIKMHLNWEELRRAEEEEMECFKQDKEMRMHLCREELRREENEVEKLKEEERKKKKDLEIRLCLCQQELRREEDEEVERLKNAKEARISLCLDELRREEGEEAERIKRDVERRMHLHQQELMREEEEEMEHLKTVKEARVKLFLEELSKEANEEFECLKREKERRLCFHQEELRREEEEAVERLENEKESTMQHRLQELRRKEAEEVQQFNQEKEMRLKMEMEKRMCLFQETLRREEEEVAENLKKKKVISISIYREKLKREEEEEMGRMKREKESRILLYQEEIRKDEEEETHLLKRAKEARICQQKNELKREEEEEDRLKKDNLKKMCARQEKMRREREENVEWLKNENEARLHLCLESEKDKRIMCQEEVIQEEDEELLAREKENQLNEEAELLRREKLMHFCEELRVEQQEDGTEQLKNEKQNPQREDDMELLESENGTKCLLQEKLWHVEEVLRTDKRTCLRQEKLIPKSEGETLDMKRTYVQQEELRDEKVSQYLKREGKRPLHLNQDKVSIEDDTEKFERETDKRTCLRQDELTQEEQDEIERLKKEKEQRLQCRQEELRRQENEEVQMLKREKDRRILLRQEELRVEEEEKTQLLKQEKERRTRIRQEKLKREEEEEVARLKWEKKKRTRLLQEKLWIEEEEERLTREKEKRARLRQMELIREEEEEQLKREKEKRTRLCQEELSKEEEEEAERLKREKEKRMISHQEDLKKEEEKEAEQLKKEKEKRMTLLLKEIKREEEEERLQKEKEKRIRLCLAELREEEEEMLRLKKEKEKRMQLCQERLQREEEEEVERLKRKKEKRMHLWQEELRREEEEELEQLRNQKTCLFKLDLQCEKEEELEKLIHKRGKKMRLCQLELRREEEKKLKMEYKERLKALRQCLLAKRRDEEALISEGGIPKEELTETVQKEKEEKQLKIRQDREAVLRALCTTLEERYQNVDLSAQPTQRRPYLEQLKGESEEALQEENSRHDDDGVKNVDLFQPELGDIKIPDLTDSFFCGTLDLMGQATPATWPK
- the LOC133504872 gene encoding trichohyalin-like isoform X2, whose protein sequence is MEGAEVLDGLLGDKFEFSEKVKEYAQEIGIDPEKEPQLMWLAKKAMATQLPTGWQEREDESGKIYYYNCQLGTSIWDHPCKVHYCQLVVQERERVLHTPGDGTSAVKNKKKLKDKPEGRKRAKETLKTQGDSRDSDPGQAEDSINRTSCGDHGSDSPQPQLSGEFLCSDLPESALEEGEQSLVKNKKNEPVSSELACPEAINGLQILEEDPDEEMTFSEEDIKEIAQDLGIDPEKEPQLMWLAKEAISAVLPPDWVAYLDEHGDVFYCNCHSGASTWEHPRDVQYRKLVAQERERIQHDTALLTSEGKENMEKTSGFRGADGDSTEEKIKTDVIGKAQSENHCDGFFFKFRGADRDSTEEKIKTDVIGKAQSENHNSEIPQQKQQPQSGVSENLACNDNQPGTNAKHKRENEAGKSSHLVSAAGTCILQIHEDHKNEELSEEEIKQYARDIGIDPEREPELMWLAKKAMGEKLPPGWLEREDESGNIYFHNGQLDTCIWENPSKMHYSQLVVKERERIRCTAVEGTSAVKKSKKKTKEKQEERKRGKRKNSCRNRTDLAEEITKTMSKSPQQQMFVELLDSHNLATDMEKAKKEDEECHKAGIPLRHNELSDKPPPLKADKFDTQLSNASDVESTLKNTQILAENNMGEKEEPYRTEKEQGDLKQRNVERENNKEVDMGGNDREHLIRERETKMHSLQKMKREEAGELCQFNCEMEMRMIPPQKDLGIEVLKCLTGEKETERRLHEDQLGAEEEEVKMLNKERVLRICRYQEQLKREEEDEMERLRLEKETRLLYYEEQRREEQAEAERLMREKEIRIEHYQMELKREEEKEVERLKREMEDRTCLYKKQLSREEEKEVQQYKKERENRRHILQEELRKEEGEEEKEVELLKKDKELRRQIYLEELRKEEEQEVEQLKKEKEKRMCLLKREDDMEMEGFKKAKEMRTILHLQERKKEEEEADKFKQDKETRVYLFQKKMIQEEEEETQRLKKEKMQIYLCQEELKREEAEELDQLKAEKKGRMFQVWEQQRREAKEEEIIKEETRKKAEIEKKVEKKMLLSQEELKGEEEVKAQQLMMDKEKRMALLSEELSQEEVEEIQRLMQEKESRIHLKHEELILEEKEALKRLKIEKEERMQRRQEELMREEEAEIEELKRKEAQIRIEMGLCKEKLMREQGEKAAQLRREMEMRMCLTQEELKREEEEEVKRLKNEIEMRIKLCREKLRREEEEEVDQLKQEMQARMCDHRDRLRREEGEEVEHLNTEKKVKMELLQVNLRRDEEEEAEQLKAEKEARMRLYCEELTKAEKNEVEELKRKETNLKSEMEMRMLLCKEDLRKKEEDEVKGLKTQKEIRMRLRQEKLRREEMVEMKQMKTARDTRTRLCREELKREEEEAVKQLKAEKEIKMHLNWEELRRAEEEEMECFKQDKEMRMHLCREELRREENEVEKLKEEERKKKKDLEIRLCLCQQELRREEDEEVERLKNAKEARISLCLDELRREEGEEAERIKRDVERRMHLHQQELMREEEEEMEHLKTVKEARVKLFLEELSKEANEEFECLKREKERRLCFHQEELRREEEEAVERLENEKESTMQHRLQELRRKEAEEVQQFNQEKEMRLKMEMEKRMCLFQETLRREEEEVAENLKKKKVISISIYREKLKREEEEEMGRMKREKESRILLYQEEIRKDEEEETHLLKRAKEARICQQKNELKREEEEEDRLKKDNLKKMCARQEKMRREREENVEWLKNENEARLHLCLESEKDKRIMCQEEVIQEEDEELLAREKENQLNEEAELLRREKLMHFCEELRVEQQEDGTEQLKNEKQNPQREDDMELLESENGTKCLLQEKLWHVEEVLRTDKRTCLRQEKLIPKSEGETLDMKRTYVQQEELRDEKVSQYLKREGKRPLHLNQDKVSIEDDTEKFERETDKRTCLRQDELTQEEQDEIERLKKEKEQRLQCRQEELRRQENEEVQMLKREKDRRILLRQEELRVEEEEKTQLLKQEKERRTRIRQEKLKREEEEEVARLKWEKKKRTRLLQEKLWIEEEEERLTREKEKRARLRQMELIREEEEEQLKREKEKRTRLCQEELSKEEEEEAERLKREKEKRMISHQEDLKKEEEKEAEQLKKEKEKRMTLLLKEIKREEEEERLQKEKEKRIRLCLAELREEEEEMLRLKKEKEKRMQLCQERLQREEEEEVERLKRKKEKRMHLWQEELRREEEEELEQLRNQKTCLFKLDLQCEKEEELEKLIHKRGKKMRLCQLELRREEEKKLKMEYKERLKALRQCLLAKRRDEEALISEGGIPKEELTETVQKEKEEKQLKIRQDREAVLRALCTTLEERYQNVDLSAQPTQRRPYLEQLKGESEEALQEENSRHDDDGVKNVDLFQPELGDIKIPDLTDSFFCGTLDLMGQATPATWPK
- the LOC133504872 gene encoding trichohyalin-like isoform X3, producing the protein MTINQGQMPNTKGRMKQARAGTCILQIHEDHKNEELSEEEIKQYARDIGIDPEREPELMWLAKKAMGEKLPPGWLEREDESGNIYFHNGQLDTCIWENPSKMHYSQLVVKERERIRCTAVEGTSAVKKSKKKTKEKQEERKRGKRKNSCRNRTDLAEEITKTMSKSPQQQMFVELLDSHNLATDMEKAKKEDEECHKAGIPLRHNELSDKPPPLKADKFDTQLSNASDVESTLKNTQILAENNMGEKEEPYRTEKEQGDLKQRNVERENNKEVDMGGNDREHLIRERETKMHSLQKMKREEAGELCQFNCEMEMRMIPPQKDLGIEVLKCLTGEKETERRLHEDQLGAEEEEVKMLNKERVLRICRYQEQLKREEEDEMERLRLEKETRLLYYEEQRREEQAEAERLMREKEIRIEHYQMELKREEEKEVERLKREMEDRTCLYKKQLSREEEKEVQQYKKERENRRHILQEELRKEEGEEEKEVELLKKDKELRRQIYLEELRKEEEQEVEQLKKEKEKRMCLLKREDDMEMEGFKKAKEMRTILHLQERKKEEEEADKFKQDKETRVYLFQKKMIQEEEEETQRLKKEKMQIYLCQEELKREEAEELDQLKAEKKGRMFQVWEQQRREAKEEEIIKEETRKKAEIEKKVEKKMLLSQEELKGEEEVKAQQLMMDKEKRMALLSEELSQEEVEEIQRLMQEKESRIHLKHEELILEEKEALKRLKIEKEERMQRRQEELMREEEAEIEELKRKEAQIRIEMGLCKEKLMREQGEKAAQLRREMEMRMCLTQEELKREEEEEVKRLKNEIEMRIKLCREKLRREEEEEVDQLKQEMQARMCDHRDRLRREEGEEVEHLNTEKKVKMELLQVNLRRDEEEEAEQLKAEKEARMRLYCEELTKAEKNEVEELKRKETNLKSEMEMRMLLCKEDLRKKEEDEVKGLKTQKEIRMRLRQEKLRREEMVEMKQMKTARDTRTRLCREELKREEEEAVKQLKAEKEIKMHLNWEELRRAEEEEMECFKQDKEMRMHLCREELRREENEVEKLKEEERKKKKDLEIRLCLCQQELRREEDEEVERLKNAKEARISLCLDELRREEGEEAERIKRDVERRMHLHQQELMREEEEEMEHLKTVKEARVKLFLEELSKEANEEFECLKREKERRLCFHQEELRREEEEAVERLENEKESTMQHRLQELRRKEAEEVQQFNQEKEMRLKMEMEKRMCLFQETLRREEEEVAENLKKKKVISISIYREKLKREEEEEMGRMKREKESRILLYQEEIRKDEEEETHLLKRAKEARICQQKNELKREEEEEDRLKKDNLKKMCARQEKMRREREENVEWLKNENEARLHLCLESEKDKRIMCQEEVIQEEDEELLAREKENQLNEEAELLRREKLMHFCEELRVEQQEDGTEQLKNEKQNPQREDDMELLESENGTKCLLQEKLWHVEEVLRTDKRTCLRQEKLIPKSEGETLDMKRTYVQQEELRDEKVSQYLKREGKRPLHLNQDKVSIEDDTEKFERETDKRTCLRQDELTQEEQDEIERLKKEKEQRLQCRQEELRRQENEEVQMLKREKDRRILLRQEELRVEEEEKTQLLKQEKERRTRIRQEKLKREEEEEVARLKWEKKKRTRLLQEKLWIEEEEERLTREKEKRARLRQMELIREEEEEQLKREKEKRTRLCQEELSKEEEEEAERLKREKEKRMISHQEDLKKEEEKEAEQLKKEKEKRMTLLLKEIKREEEEERLQKEKEKRIRLCLAELREEEEEMLRLKKEKEKRMQLCQERLQREEEEEVERLKRKKEKRMHLWQEELRREEEEELEQLRNQKTCLFKLDLQCEKEEELEKLIHKRGKKMRLCQLELRREEEKKLKMEYKERLKALRQCLLAKRRDEEALISEGGIPKEELTETVQKEKEEKQLKIRQDREAVLRALCTTLEERYQNVDLSAQPTQRRPYLEQLKGESEEALQEENSRHDDDGVKNVDLFQPELGDIKIPDLTDSFFCGTLDLMGQATPATWPK